The following are encoded together in the Brassica napus cultivar Da-Ae chromosome A9, Da-Ae, whole genome shotgun sequence genome:
- the LOC106365985 gene encoding coatomer subunit alpha-2-like, which produces MLTKFETSSNQVRGLSFHPKRPWILSSLHTGVIQLWDYRMATLIDTFEEHDGPVRGVHFHISQPLFVSGGDDYKIKVWNYKTHKCLFTLLGHLDYIRTVQFHHECPWIVSASDDQTIRIWNWQSRTCVSVLAGHNHYVMCASFHPKEDLLVSASLDQTVRVWDIAPLRNKKKTPLADDDDIMGLTQMNSDLFDATVKYVLEGHDRGVNWAAFHPTLPLIVSGADDRKVKLWRTNETKAWEVDTLRGHSSNVSSVMFHAKHDVIVSNSEDKTIRVWDATKRTEIKTFRRENDRFWILAAHPETNLLAAGHDSGLIVFKLERERPAFALSGDSLLYAKDGFLRRYEYSTQKDSQVIPIQRPRTVSHSPTENAALISSDLDGGSYELYIIRSGTVQRDAKRVSGGGSAVFIARKRFAVLDKSTGQEEVLVVKNLKNEVVKKIPLPIPTYAIFYAGTGTLLCRCEDKVVMFDLTQRLVLGEVHTPSVRHVVWSNDMESVALLSKHTIILASKKELVIQCTLHETTTRVKSGAWDDDNGVFIYTTLNHVKYCLPNGDSGIIRTLVVPIYITKVSSDKIFFLDRDGRNKEITVNATEYMFKLALMRKRFDHVARMIEGSRISGQAMVAYMQQKGFPEVALHFVEEEGHERVRFNLAIESGNMSVAVASATKINEKDYWFRLGVEALRQGGNSSIVEFAYQQTRSIERLSFLYLITGNLEKLSKLMKKKDVMGQFQNALYLGDVKERVKILEKGGLLPLAYITASVHGLKDIAERLSIALGDDVPSLPQGKTHSLLMPPIPVVCGGDWPLLRVMKGIFEGGLESGNDDVEEGDWGDALDMVDVEEDGEGSGWGGLELLDTPFMTPSQGMDVSQIWSQESPLAAEQAAAGSFDTAMSLLHRQLGIKNFAPLKSMLLDLFSGSHSYLPAFSSSPVLTSLTANLQPPHLRLALLSAMGVCYKARNLATAYNFAKRLLETNPTESQAKTARQIVQAAERNMTDATELNYDFRNPFVICGSTYVPIYRGQENVSCPYCTARFVPSQEGKICGICDLAVIGADASGLLCSPSQVR; this is translated from the exons ATGCTGACCAAGTTCGAGACCAGTAGCAACCAAGTTAGAGGTTTGAGCTTTCACCCTAAGCGACCATGGATTCTCTCCAGTTTGCACACTGGCGTCATCCAGCTCTGGGATTATCGTATGGCTACTTTGATCGATACGTTTGAGGAACACGACGGACCTGTTCGTGGTGTTCATTTTCACATTTCTCAGCCTCTCTTCGTCTCCGGAG GTGATGATTACAAGATTAAAGTTTGGAACTACAAAACACACAAGTGTCTCTTCACTCTTCTTGGCCACCTCGATTACATCCGCACGGTTCAGTTCCATCACGAGTGCCCTTGGATTGTCAGCGCCAGCGACGACCAGACCATCCGCATATGGAACTGGCAATCACGGACTTGTGTCTCTGTCTTGGCTGGCCACAACCATTATGTTATGTGTGCTTCTTTCCATCCAAAGGAAGACCTCCTCGTATCGGCTTCCTTAGATCAGACTGTCCGTGTTTGGGATATTGCTCCTCTCCGGAATAAGAAGAAGACTCCTCTTGCTGATGACGACGACATCATGGGGTTGACTCAGATGAACAGTGATCTTTTTGATGCCACAGTCAAGTACGTCCTTGAAGGTCACGACAGAGGTGTAAACTGGGCTGCTTTTCATCCCACTCTGCCTCTTATTGTCTCCGGTGCAGATGACCGCAAAGTAAAACTGTGGCGTACCAACG AAACTAAAGCATGGGAAGTGGATACACTGCGAGGGCATTCGAGTAACGTTTCGTCAGTTATGTTCCACGCGAAACATGACGTAATTGTATCCAACTCCGAGGATAAGACCATCCGTGTCTGGGACGCTACCAAGCGAACTGAAATCAAGACTTTCCGTCGCGAAAACGATAGATTCTGGATACTCGCAGCTCATCCCGAGACTAATCTACTAGCAGCCGGACACGACAGCGGTTTGATCGTCTTCAAACTTGAAAGAGAGCGTCCTGCGTTTGCTTTGAGTGGTGATTCTTTGCTCTACGCCAAGGATGGTTTCTTGCGTCGCTACGAATATTCAACTCAGAAAGACTCGCAAGTTATCCCTATACAGCGTCCAAGGACTGTATCACACAGTCCTACGGAAAATGCAGCTTTGATCAGCTCAGATCTTGATGGTGGTTCTTACGAGCTGTACATCATAAGGAGTGGTACTGTGCAGCGGGATGCAAAGAGGGTGAGTGGTGGTGGTTCTGCGGTATTCATCGCTCGTAAGCGGTTTGCTGTTCTCGATAAAAGCACCGGCCAGGAGGAGGTGCTAGTAGTGAAGAATCTAAAGAACGAGGTGGTTAAAAAGATTCCTCTCCCTATTCCAACATATGCTATCTTTTACGCTGGGACCGGAACTCTGCTATGCAGATGTGAGGATAAAGTGGTTATGTTCGACCTTACGCAAAGACTTGTCCTCGGTGAAGTTCACACACCGTCCGTTAGGCATGTTGTTTGGTCTAATGATATGGAGAGTGTTGCTTTGCTCAGCAAACATACTATCATTCTCGCCAGCAAAAAGGAACTTGTCATCCAGTGCACGCTCCACGAGACGACGACACGTGTGAAGAGTGGAGCTTGGGATGACGACAACGGTGTCTTCATTTACACCACTTTGAACCATGTCAAGTACTGTCTTCCTAATGGAGACAGTGGAATCATCCGAACCCTGGTTGTCCCTATCTATATCACCAAGGTTTCGAGTGATAAAATCTTTTTCTTGGATCGGGATGGGAGAAACAAGGAGATCACAGTTAATGCTACTGAGTACATGTTCAAGCTTGCGCTGATGAGGAAGAGATTTGATCATGTAGCGAGGATGATAGAAGGCTCCCGGATAAGTGGGCAGGCTATGGTTGCTTACATGCAGCAGAAAGGGTTCCCTGAAGTTGCATTACATTTTGTTGAAGAAGAAGGCCACGAGAGGGTCCGGTTCAACCTGGCTATTGAAAGTGGAAACATGAGTGTAGCTGTTGCCTCCGCTACAAAGATTAACGAGAAAGATTACTGGTTTAGACTTGGAGTGGAGGCTCTTCGCCAAGGAGGCAACTCTAGTATCGTCGAGTTTGCGTACCAGCAGACGAGGAGCATCGAGAGGTTGTCTTTTCTTTATCTTATCACTGGTAATCTTGAAAAGCTTTCAAagctgatgaagaagaaggacgTAATGGGTCAGTTTCAGAATGCTCTCTACTTGGGAGATGTTAAAGAGCGTGTCAAGATACTGGAGAAGGGTGGTCTTTTGCCTCTAGCGTATATCACTGCTTCGGTTCATGGCTTAAAGGATATCGCTGAGCGGCTTTCGATTGCGCTAGGGGACGATGTGCCATCATTGCCTCAAGGGAAGACTCACTCGCTTCTTATGCCACCGATTCCCGTCGTGTGTGGTGGTGATTGGCCTCTTCTGAGAGTTATGAAAGGAATATTCGAAGGAGGACTTGAGAGTGGAAATGATGACGTTGAAGAAGGCGATTGGGGTGATGCACTTGACATGGTTGATGTTGAAGAAGACGGAGAGGGTTCTGGATGGGGAGGACTTGAGCTTCTTGACACTCCCTTTATGACACCTAGTCAAGGGATGGACGTAAGTCAGATATGGAGCCAGGAATCTCCCCTTGCTGCTGAGCAAGCTGCAGCGGGAAGCTTCGACACTGCAATGAGTCTTCTCCACAGACAGCTTGGCATAAAGAACTTTGCGCCTTTGAAATCGATGCTTCTCGATCTGTTCAGTGGCAGCCATAGCTATCTTCCTGCTTTCTCTTCATCTCCTGTGCTTACTTCACTCACTGCAAACCTCCAGCCACCTCACTTAAGACTCGCCCTGTTGAGTGCAATGGGAGTCTGCTACAAGGCGAGGAACCTCGCCACTGCCTATAACTTCGCCAAAAGATTGTTGGAAACCAACCCAACGGAAAGCCAAGCCAAGACGGCTAGACAAATTGTTCAAGCCGCTGAACGCAACATGACTGATGCAACCGAGCTCAACTACGACTTCAGGAACCCGTTTGTGATATGCGGGTCGACTTATGTCCCCATCTATAGAGGACAGGAAAACGTGTCGTGTCCTTACTGCACTGCTCGGTTTGTACCGAGCCAGGAAGGAAAAATCTGTGGGATCTGTGATCTTGCAGTCATTGGCGCGGACGCATCTGGTTTGCTATGCTCTCCTTCTCAAGTCCGGTGA
- the LOC106365986 gene encoding uncharacterized protein LOC106365986 isoform X2, with the protein MAAISSVQCLSSCDSHYHQRSQGGSRWRLGTSRVLVSSSLWKISLLSGVDLKRRRHLICAVKGGAEEGAFKKTVELDRMIDALKDANPRELEKLVVENILAFDEVFWIRLATRSDTCKSDDDKKDYEELAATVMTIVDCVVNKTREKIETATDVLKGILRPVVEGVEEISWPPRDPQAINQMEKEIIQREKEGQLDEGFLSEVSAQLRQAKEDKDKPGLAAMLQKVLQLYAATILSKRSYAKKGNDVLKAEQFLETLIKAPEEQWNKLFLEGLTIGKGDVTPDELSAVIKKRVERTLIRTEGGSYQQRILIEYLKGIESRANDIMKSLQG; encoded by the exons ATGGCGGCAATATCCTCTGTTCAATGCTTATCCTCTTGCGATTCTCATTATCATCAACGCTCGCAG GGTGGCTCGCGTTGGAGATTGGGTACTTCTAGGGTTTTAGTATCTTCGAGTCTGTGGAAAATTTCTCTGCTTTCTGGAGTTGATTTGAAGCGAAG GAGACATTTGATATGTGCAGTCAAGGGAGGAGCTGAAGAAGGAGCGTTTAAGAAGACTGTTGAACTCGATCGGATGATAGATGCTCTTAAAGATGCAAACCCTAGAGAA CTTGAGAAGCTTGTCGTTGAAAACATTCTTGCCTTTGATGAAGTTTTTTGGATTAGACTGGCTACCAGGTCGGATACTTGCAAGTCAGATGATGACAAG AAGGACTATGAGGAGTTAGCTGCAACTGTGATGACCATTGTTGACTGCGTTGTGAATAAGACtcgg GAGAAGATAGAGACGGCTACTGATGTTCTGAAAGGGATATTAAGACCCGTTGTGGAAGGAGTGGAAGAAATCTCATGGCCTCCAAGAGATCCTCAAGCCATCAATCAAATGGAAAAG GAAATAATACAACGGGAAAAAGAAGGACAATTAGATGAAGGTTTTCTTTCAGAAGTTAGTGCTCAGCTACGGCAG GCAAAAGAAGATAAAGACAAACCAGGGCTTGCGGCTATGCTGCAGAAAGTTCTACAACTCTATGCTGCTACCATCCTCTCCAAGCGGAGCTACGCAAAGAAAG GGAACGACGTCCTAAAGGCGGAGCAATTTCTGGAAACTCTGATCAAAG CTCCTGAGGAACAATGGAACAAGCTTTTCTTAGAAGGGTTAACAATCGGGAAAGGAGATGTAACACCTGATGAGCTATCTGCCGTTATCAAGAAACGAGTTGAGCGCACGCTGATTCGAACT GAAGGAGGTTCATACCAGCAGCGAATCTTGATCGAGTATCTCAAAGGGATCGAGTCCAGAGCAAATGATATTATGAAATCACTTCAGGGTTaa
- the LOC106365986 gene encoding uncharacterized protein LOC106365986 isoform X1, giving the protein MAAISSVQCLSSCDSHYHQRSQGGSRWRLGTSRVLVSSSLWKISLLSGVDLKRRRHLICAVKGGAEEGAFKKTVELDRMIDALKDANPRELEKLVVENILAFDEVFWIRLATRSDTCKSDDDKKDYEELAATVMTIVDCVVNKTREKIETATDVLKGILRPVVEGVEEISWPPRDPQAINQMEKEIIQREKEGQLDEGFLSEVSAQLRQAKEDKDKPGLAAMLQKVLQLYAATILSKRSYAKKGNDVLKAEQFLETLIKGLFCNFIFKCSQTQRSSHLVYVFSAPEEQWNKLFLEGLTIGKGDVTPDELSAVIKKRVERTLIRTEGGSYQQRILIEYLKGIESRANDIMKSLQG; this is encoded by the exons ATGGCGGCAATATCCTCTGTTCAATGCTTATCCTCTTGCGATTCTCATTATCATCAACGCTCGCAG GGTGGCTCGCGTTGGAGATTGGGTACTTCTAGGGTTTTAGTATCTTCGAGTCTGTGGAAAATTTCTCTGCTTTCTGGAGTTGATTTGAAGCGAAG GAGACATTTGATATGTGCAGTCAAGGGAGGAGCTGAAGAAGGAGCGTTTAAGAAGACTGTTGAACTCGATCGGATGATAGATGCTCTTAAAGATGCAAACCCTAGAGAA CTTGAGAAGCTTGTCGTTGAAAACATTCTTGCCTTTGATGAAGTTTTTTGGATTAGACTGGCTACCAGGTCGGATACTTGCAAGTCAGATGATGACAAG AAGGACTATGAGGAGTTAGCTGCAACTGTGATGACCATTGTTGACTGCGTTGTGAATAAGACtcgg GAGAAGATAGAGACGGCTACTGATGTTCTGAAAGGGATATTAAGACCCGTTGTGGAAGGAGTGGAAGAAATCTCATGGCCTCCAAGAGATCCTCAAGCCATCAATCAAATGGAAAAG GAAATAATACAACGGGAAAAAGAAGGACAATTAGATGAAGGTTTTCTTTCAGAAGTTAGTGCTCAGCTACGGCAG GCAAAAGAAGATAAAGACAAACCAGGGCTTGCGGCTATGCTGCAGAAAGTTCTACAACTCTATGCTGCTACCATCCTCTCCAAGCGGAGCTACGCAAAGAAAG GGAACGACGTCCTAAAGGCGGAGCAATTTCTGGAAACTCTGATCAAAGGTCTCTTCTGCAACTTTATTTTCAAATGTAGTCAGACGCAAAGAAGTTCACATTTGGTGTATGTCTTTTCAGCTCCTGAGGAACAATGGAACAAGCTTTTCTTAGAAGGGTTAACAATCGGGAAAGGAGATGTAACACCTGATGAGCTATCTGCCGTTATCAAGAAACGAGTTGAGCGCACGCTGATTCGAACT GAAGGAGGTTCATACCAGCAGCGAATCTTGATCGAGTATCTCAAAGGGATCGAGTCCAGAGCAAATGATATTATGAAATCACTTCAGGGTTaa
- the LOC106365986 gene encoding uncharacterized protein LOC106365986 isoform X3 codes for MIDALKDANPRELEKLVVENILAFDEVFWIRLATRSDTCKSDDDKKDYEELAATVMTIVDCVVNKTREKIETATDVLKGILRPVVEGVEEISWPPRDPQAINQMEKEIIQREKEGQLDEGFLSEVSAQLRQAKEDKDKPGLAAMLQKVLQLYAATILSKRSYAKKGNDVLKAEQFLETLIKGLFCNFIFKCSQTQRSSHLVYVFSAPEEQWNKLFLEGLTIGKGDVTPDELSAVIKKRVERTLIRTEGGSYQQRILIEYLKGIESRANDIMKSLQG; via the exons ATGATAGATGCTCTTAAAGATGCAAACCCTAGAGAA CTTGAGAAGCTTGTCGTTGAAAACATTCTTGCCTTTGATGAAGTTTTTTGGATTAGACTGGCTACCAGGTCGGATACTTGCAAGTCAGATGATGACAAG AAGGACTATGAGGAGTTAGCTGCAACTGTGATGACCATTGTTGACTGCGTTGTGAATAAGACtcgg GAGAAGATAGAGACGGCTACTGATGTTCTGAAAGGGATATTAAGACCCGTTGTGGAAGGAGTGGAAGAAATCTCATGGCCTCCAAGAGATCCTCAAGCCATCAATCAAATGGAAAAG GAAATAATACAACGGGAAAAAGAAGGACAATTAGATGAAGGTTTTCTTTCAGAAGTTAGTGCTCAGCTACGGCAG GCAAAAGAAGATAAAGACAAACCAGGGCTTGCGGCTATGCTGCAGAAAGTTCTACAACTCTATGCTGCTACCATCCTCTCCAAGCGGAGCTACGCAAAGAAAG GGAACGACGTCCTAAAGGCGGAGCAATTTCTGGAAACTCTGATCAAAGGTCTCTTCTGCAACTTTATTTTCAAATGTAGTCAGACGCAAAGAAGTTCACATTTGGTGTATGTCTTTTCAGCTCCTGAGGAACAATGGAACAAGCTTTTCTTAGAAGGGTTAACAATCGGGAAAGGAGATGTAACACCTGATGAGCTATCTGCCGTTATCAAGAAACGAGTTGAGCGCACGCTGATTCGAACT GAAGGAGGTTCATACCAGCAGCGAATCTTGATCGAGTATCTCAAAGGGATCGAGTCCAGAGCAAATGATATTATGAAATCACTTCAGGGTTaa